One stretch of Halobacillus litoralis DNA includes these proteins:
- a CDS encoding HAAS signaling domain-containing protein, whose translation MRWIDVYLQEVERRLPEKNREDILLEIRSTIEDMLPENPTEEEVKDTLQELGDPVKLAHGYSERPMHLIGPRYYDTYISLIKMILPIAITISLITLIAENIMGSVDEGNLIMMILAIVGEGVWRVISVGVQVFFWITIIFALLERVDLGIDGEDLRSQRKKWVPEDLKKVAHVPKKRAISQWEVYGAFLWTAIWGTVYFHADHLLGIYENQGEGLTFITPALNQDVLISYWAGVVLVIGLEIALALYKLLKKEWTKGVVWFNTIQELLSIGIFVWIITNERLFQPAFIGYIADLFGVNAAQVESGLAWRIAAIFIIFAVWNIMDGWIKYKRGVRKTKLKHEFE comes from the coding sequence ATGAGATGGATTGATGTCTACTTACAAGAAGTTGAACGCCGGCTTCCGGAAAAGAATCGGGAAGACATCTTACTTGAAATCCGGTCGACCATTGAGGATATGCTTCCGGAGAACCCCACAGAGGAGGAGGTCAAAGATACCCTTCAGGAATTGGGCGATCCTGTAAAGCTTGCGCATGGATATAGTGAAAGACCCATGCATCTCATTGGGCCGCGCTATTATGATACTTATATTTCTCTTATCAAAATGATCCTGCCGATTGCGATTACGATTTCTTTAATCACGCTTATCGCCGAGAATATCATGGGTTCTGTCGATGAAGGCAACTTGATCATGATGATCCTCGCCATTGTCGGGGAAGGCGTCTGGCGAGTAATTTCCGTTGGCGTCCAAGTCTTTTTCTGGATTACGATCATTTTCGCCCTCCTTGAGCGTGTGGACCTCGGCATAGATGGCGAAGATCTAAGGTCTCAACGTAAAAAATGGGTACCAGAAGATTTGAAAAAAGTCGCTCATGTCCCTAAGAAACGTGCGATCTCCCAATGGGAAGTATATGGTGCTTTTCTCTGGACAGCGATCTGGGGCACCGTTTACTTCCACGCTGACCATTTGCTAGGGATCTATGAAAACCAAGGCGAAGGGCTCACCTTCATCACCCCGGCCCTTAATCAAGATGTCCTGATCAGCTATTGGGCCGGAGTCGTCCTGGTCATTGGCCTGGAGATCGCTTTGGCCCTTTATAAATTATTGAAAAAAGAATGGACCAAAGGCGTAGTATGGTTCAATACCATTCAGGAACTCCTATCCATAGGGATTTTCGTTTGGATCATTACGAACGAAAGGCTGTTTCAACCAGCGTTCATCGGCTATATCGCGGATCTTTTCGGGGTGAATGCAGCACAAGTCGAGAGCGGCCTAGCTTGGAGGATAGCTGCGATCTTTATCATTTTCGCCGTGTGGAACATCATGGATGGATGGATAAAGTATAAAAGAGGCGTAAGGAAGACGAAGTTAAAACATGAATTCGAGTAA
- a CDS encoding BCCT family transporter: MNEKTNRRTRIDWITFSISGGFLVLFLLLSLLNKDLMGEWISSSFDFSVTFFGAFWQLLLLATFVVGVALALSKYGKVKLGKKDSPENGWFRWVSMILCTLLASGGVFWAAGEPIYHFLTTPPLFADEGMTSAQAVVPGLAQSFFHWGFTAWACLGTVATIVLMYAHYHKGYPLKPRAILYPMVGEKIFNKKSVLGAAADIVSVIAVAAGTIGPIGFLGLQVGYALNYLFNIPDTLFTQSLVIIFLVTIAAISAASGVDKGIQLLSRLNVGFAVVLMIGMLILGPTMFIIDSFISAEAFQLQNFLRMSLYRGDSGWLGYWTVFFWGWFLGFGPAMAMFISRISRGRTIRELILAVAILAPIVSNFWFAVVGGSGLFYELESPGAVSTALNETGMPAAVMAIMEQVPFGMVMAAGFLIVTIIFVATTADSMSYSVAVTITGDTHPPRVLRVFWALLFGGIAATLLGIGESSIQTLQNFIVVTAVPVSLLLLPPVWLAPKVAKRMAKEQGLITERSVPVSVEEKERKTS; the protein is encoded by the coding sequence ATGAACGAAAAAACGAATAGGAGAACGAGAATTGACTGGATCACATTCAGCATCAGCGGAGGCTTTCTCGTCTTATTTTTACTATTGTCTCTATTAAACAAAGACCTGATGGGAGAATGGATCTCAAGCTCGTTCGACTTTTCTGTTACATTCTTTGGTGCCTTTTGGCAACTGCTGCTGCTTGCTACATTCGTAGTCGGCGTCGCGCTTGCCCTATCGAAATATGGAAAAGTGAAATTAGGAAAAAAAGATTCACCGGAAAACGGCTGGTTCCGCTGGGTCTCTATGATTCTTTGTACATTACTGGCAAGTGGGGGCGTTTTCTGGGCAGCCGGAGAACCGATCTATCATTTCTTAACGACGCCACCTCTTTTTGCGGATGAGGGGATGACAAGTGCACAGGCCGTGGTCCCTGGTTTAGCCCAAAGCTTTTTCCACTGGGGCTTTACCGCATGGGCATGTTTAGGTACGGTAGCTACAATTGTACTGATGTATGCGCACTATCATAAAGGATATCCGTTAAAACCACGGGCGATTTTGTATCCGATGGTAGGAGAGAAAATTTTCAATAAGAAAAGCGTTTTGGGAGCTGCAGCAGATATTGTTTCCGTCATTGCCGTAGCCGCTGGAACCATTGGACCAATCGGCTTCTTAGGCTTACAAGTCGGTTATGCTCTCAATTATTTATTCAATATCCCGGATACCCTGTTCACTCAGTCACTCGTGATCATTTTCCTTGTAACGATTGCTGCCATTTCTGCAGCTTCAGGCGTGGATAAAGGGATCCAACTGCTCAGTCGTCTGAACGTAGGATTTGCCGTGGTTCTGATGATCGGCATGCTCATTCTAGGACCAACTATGTTTATCATCGATTCATTCATCTCCGCAGAAGCATTTCAACTTCAAAACTTCCTGCGCATGAGTCTTTACAGGGGCGATAGTGGCTGGCTCGGTTATTGGACCGTCTTCTTCTGGGGCTGGTTCCTCGGTTTCGGACCGGCGATGGCGATGTTCATCAGCCGCATTTCCAGAGGTCGTACGATTCGTGAACTGATTCTTGCCGTAGCGATCCTCGCTCCAATCGTAAGTAACTTCTGGTTTGCCGTTGTCGGAGGATCTGGTTTATTTTATGAATTGGAATCACCAGGAGCTGTTTCCACAGCCTTGAATGAAACAGGCATGCCTGCCGCCGTCATGGCGATTATGGAACAAGTACCATTCGGAATGGTCATGGCCGCCGGGTTCTTAATTGTAACAATCATCTTTGTCGCAACCACAGCCGATTCGATGTCCTATTCCGTCGCAGTTACCATCACAGGCGATACCCATCCGCCACGTGTCCTTCGCGTCTTTTGGGCCCTGTTATTTGGAGGAATTGCTGCAACACTTCTTGGTATTGGAGAAAGCAGTATTCAAACCCTGCAAAACTTCATCGTAGTTACCGCTGTTCCAGTGTCTCTACTGTTGTTGCCACCTGTCTGGCTGGCACCGAAAGTGGCTAAGCGGATGGCGAAGGAACAAGGGCTGATTACGGAAAGAAGTGTACCTGTCTCTGTTGAGGAAAAAGAACGTAAAACATCATAA
- a CDS encoding type 1 glutamine amidotransferase domain-containing protein yields MSNHILMVVTTADKMNDELDTGLWLSEFGEAYVEFANKGYDITIASPKGGKAPVDDRSLEGGETPQEILDTAKYLEDTVKIDDVKDVSKFDAIFLPGGHGTMFDLPDNKKLHETIRDLYEADKVVAAVCHGPAGLVGVTLSDGSPIVKGQTVTAFTDEEERATTLDAHMPFLLETRLRELGADFVGEDNWTDHVQVSGHLITGQNPQSTISVAKAVINQLEK; encoded by the coding sequence ATGAGTAATCATATACTGATGGTCGTTACGACGGCGGATAAAATGAATGATGAGTTGGACACGGGTCTTTGGCTTTCTGAATTTGGGGAAGCTTATGTAGAATTTGCGAATAAAGGGTATGATATTACTATCGCAAGCCCGAAAGGTGGGAAAGCGCCGGTGGATGATCGTAGTCTGGAAGGTGGCGAAACACCTCAGGAAATTCTCGATACGGCGAAGTATTTGGAAGATACCGTGAAGATTGATGACGTCAAAGACGTTTCCAAGTTTGATGCGATCTTCTTGCCGGGAGGTCATGGAACGATGTTCGATCTTCCAGATAACAAGAAGCTCCATGAAACCATCCGTGACCTTTATGAAGCGGACAAAGTAGTGGCAGCGGTTTGTCATGGTCCGGCAGGTCTTGTGGGTGTGACGCTTTCCGATGGTTCACCGATTGTGAAAGGACAAACGGTTACGGCATTCACAGATGAAGAGGAGCGTGCAACGACGTTGGATGCGCACATGCCATTCCTGCTGGAAACGCGTCTGCGTGAGCTTGGGGCAGACTTCGTCGGTGAAGATAATTGGACGGACCACGTGCAAGTATCCGGCCACCTGATTACAGGCCAGAACCCTCAGTCAACCATCAGCGTTGCCAAAGCAGTCATCAACCAGCTTGAAAAATAA
- a CDS encoding putative quinol monooxygenase: protein MITINAIIQAKQGQEDALFTELKKVVEPSRKETGCVEYTLHQSLDDEGTFVFYETWEDETALKAHVESGHYQAYREATAELTESRSVHKLRKV, encoded by the coding sequence ATGATAACGATCAATGCAATCATTCAAGCGAAACAAGGACAGGAAGACGCTCTGTTCACGGAATTGAAAAAGGTGGTTGAACCTTCAAGGAAAGAAACGGGGTGTGTGGAATATACGTTGCACCAATCATTGGACGATGAAGGGACCTTTGTTTTTTATGAAACGTGGGAAGATGAAACGGCGTTGAAAGCGCATGTTGAATCAGGTCATTATCAAGCTTACCGCGAGGCGACAGCCGAACTAACTGAATCACGCTCGGTTCATAAACTGCGGAAAGTATGA
- a CDS encoding LysR family transcriptional regulator — protein MIDFEWYRSFISIYKHGSVSAAAKARFMTQPAMSQHLAALESEVGEPLFNRAPRKMVPTDRGKELYTKLVPLIENLESTTQEIKQTSNHPSEMPLLKLGSPVEFFTGRVLEKVRSLDIRYLVHFGTASTLLNQLINEEVDVIMTPQKQTVTGIEYTQLEVETFVVVAPKNMKVEEEWSDIESWLHEQAWLSYGLDLPIIRRYWREHFNKRPDVKAKHIIPNLQSILKAIEKGMGISVLPLYLIEEAVKETKVQILFPEVSVENALYAAYRIDQRDEPNIKTMIQQWKK, from the coding sequence ATGATTGATTTTGAATGGTATCGCAGTTTCATCAGTATTTACAAGCACGGTTCCGTGTCCGCGGCTGCCAAAGCGCGCTTCATGACTCAACCAGCGATGAGCCAGCATTTAGCTGCACTGGAGTCAGAAGTCGGAGAACCGCTCTTTAATAGGGCACCAAGAAAAATGGTTCCCACGGATCGAGGAAAGGAATTGTACACGAAACTTGTGCCACTCATTGAGAACCTGGAAAGCACGACACAGGAAATTAAACAGACCTCCAACCATCCGTCCGAGATGCCGCTCCTCAAGCTGGGTTCACCGGTAGAGTTTTTTACAGGGAGAGTTCTGGAGAAGGTCAGGTCTCTGGATATCCGGTACCTTGTCCACTTTGGTACGGCGTCCACGCTTCTGAACCAACTGATTAACGAAGAAGTTGATGTAATCATGACACCGCAGAAACAGACAGTTACCGGAATTGAATACACCCAATTGGAAGTGGAGACATTCGTTGTCGTGGCACCAAAAAATATGAAGGTTGAGGAAGAATGGAGTGACATCGAATCCTGGCTGCACGAGCAGGCCTGGCTGAGTTATGGACTCGATCTTCCGATCATTCGTCGGTATTGGCGCGAACATTTCAACAAACGGCCGGATGTAAAAGCGAAACATATCATCCCCAACCTGCAGTCGATTCTGAAGGCTATTGAAAAAGGGATGGGGATCAGTGTGCTGCCGTTGTACTTGATTGAAGAAGCAGTAAAAGAAACGAAGGTACAGATCCTCTTTCCTGAAGTATCTGTAGAAAATGCTCTTTACGCTGCTTACCGGATCGACCAGCGTGATGAGCCGAATATCAAGACCATGATTCAACAGTGGAAAAAATAA
- a CDS encoding DJ-1/PfpI family protein, with the protein MTAKKVLIVTGDAVEALEVYYPYFRCLEEGFDVDIAAPHQKKLNTVIHDFEDWETYTEKKGYMIDSNMTFEQVDPNDYDALIIPGGRAPEHIRMHDDLPGIVSHFFIAEKPIAVMCHGSLVLTTIADVVEGRKMTAYHACRPEVESIGAEYMDEMNYVDDNLISGHAWPDLPSIMKEFVKQVKGTTVNS; encoded by the coding sequence ATGACTGCAAAGAAAGTGTTGATCGTCACCGGAGATGCTGTCGAGGCTTTAGAAGTGTACTATCCTTATTTCCGCTGCTTGGAAGAAGGTTTTGATGTCGATATTGCCGCACCTCACCAGAAGAAACTGAATACGGTTATCCACGATTTTGAAGACTGGGAAACATACACTGAGAAAAAAGGATACATGATTGACTCAAACATGACTTTCGAACAAGTCGACCCGAATGATTATGATGCGCTGATCATTCCAGGAGGCCGCGCCCCTGAACATATCCGTATGCACGATGATCTTCCGGGAATCGTCAGCCATTTCTTCATCGCTGAAAAACCGATTGCCGTCATGTGCCATGGCAGCCTTGTTCTGACAACAATCGCTGATGTTGTAGAAGGACGTAAGATGACCGCCTATCATGCATGTCGACCTGAAGTAGAGAGTATCGGTGCCGAATACATGGATGAAATGAATTATGTCGATGACAACCTCATCTCTGGTCACGCATGGCCAGACCTGCCTTCGATTATGAAAGAGTTTGTGAAACAGGTAAAAGGAACAACCGTCAACTCATAA
- a CDS encoding AraC family transcriptional regulator, with product MTWIQSMQKAIDFMEEHLLEDITMEEIAQAAHTSPFHFQRIFSLLRDTTVAEYLRRRRLTLAAQELRKGKCKIIDVAYSYGYETPESFSRAFRKQHGISPREARSYRGKMTAYNRLVIQVNLKGADPMEYEVVEKDAFQAVGLKEEFSCVNGENLKGIPQLWGKVNGEGTDQKLLKENNGPVKGLLGICVDKTAEKKNHIDYWIAAAHEGGEVEGLEMMEVPKAKWAIFGVHGSMPHAMQETWKKIYSEWFPSSGYENAGGPELEVYHDGNPNSEDYYSEIWIPVK from the coding sequence ATGACTTGGATCCAGTCGATGCAGAAGGCGATTGACTTCATGGAAGAGCACTTATTAGAAGACATCACCATGGAAGAAATCGCACAGGCTGCTCATACATCACCCTTCCATTTCCAGCGCATTTTCAGCCTGCTTAGAGATACGACGGTCGCGGAATATTTGCGCAGGCGGAGGTTGACGCTCGCAGCGCAGGAATTAAGAAAAGGGAAGTGTAAAATCATCGATGTCGCTTACTCGTATGGCTATGAAACTCCCGAGTCTTTTTCCCGGGCGTTCCGGAAGCAGCATGGCATCTCACCACGAGAAGCGCGAAGTTACCGAGGGAAGATGACCGCATACAACCGCCTGGTCATTCAGGTGAATTTGAAAGGAGCTGATCCGATGGAGTATGAAGTGGTGGAAAAAGATGCGTTTCAGGCTGTTGGTTTGAAAGAAGAGTTTTCTTGTGTAAACGGTGAGAATTTGAAAGGGATTCCTCAATTGTGGGGAAAAGTGAATGGAGAGGGTACAGACCAGAAATTATTAAAAGAAAACAATGGTCCTGTAAAAGGTCTTCTGGGCATTTGTGTCGACAAAACGGCTGAGAAAAAGAACCACATTGACTACTGGATTGCAGCTGCTCACGAGGGTGGAGAAGTGGAAGGTTTGGAGATGATGGAGGTTCCTAAAGCGAAGTGGGCGATCTTCGGTGTTCATGGCTCCATGCCGCATGCCATGCAGGAAACGTGGAAGAAGATCTATTCGGAGTGGTTTCCATCGAGCGGTTATGAAAATGCCGGTGGTCCAGAACTCGAAGTCTATCACGATGGGAACCCGAACAGTGAAGATTATTACTCGGAAATATGGATTCCAGTCAAATAA
- a CDS encoding NUDIX hydrolase, translating into MEVGYTICFIKRGDELLLLNRNSPPVQGMWNGVGGKIEDGETPLSCVQREVAEETTLFLEEHLFEYKGTISWAIDGERSGGMEAFIVTVNDDDLYPAPVEIDEGILTWKNVSWVLSEDNHGVSPMIPYYLHTVLNVNQEVHHHFTVDHGKIVEYVKGEERGHVVVP; encoded by the coding sequence TTGGAAGTCGGTTATACCATATGTTTCATCAAGCGTGGAGATGAATTGCTGCTGTTGAATAGAAACTCGCCTCCTGTTCAGGGAATGTGGAACGGTGTAGGAGGAAAAATAGAGGATGGAGAAACGCCCCTTTCCTGTGTGCAGCGTGAAGTGGCAGAAGAAACAACTCTGTTCCTTGAAGAACATCTATTCGAATATAAAGGGACCATTTCATGGGCAATAGATGGGGAGAGATCAGGCGGGATGGAGGCGTTTATCGTGACGGTCAATGATGATGACCTCTATCCTGCCCCTGTCGAAATCGATGAAGGCATTTTAACTTGGAAAAACGTGTCCTGGGTCCTTTCAGAAGACAATCACGGGGTCAGTCCGATGATCCCTTATTATTTACATACGGTATTGAATGTGAATCAAGAAGTTCATCACCATTTTACAGTAGATCATGGGAAAATCGTTGAATACGTCAAAGGGGAGGAGAGAGGGCATGTTGTTGTTCCGTGA
- a CDS encoding GNAT family N-acetyltransferase — MLLFRELKQEDWKKIHTYASKPEVSQYQPWGPNSEKDTQDYVQHLVHEIRQPEPQKHAWAILREVDEELLGVAELTILNTYHQVGEIAYILHPDEWGRGMGTEVAKKLIGDGFQTFQLKRIQATCHPENKGSIRVLEKCGMEMEGRLRGHLKMKEGRRDSLLFSVVNDG; from the coding sequence ATGTTGTTGTTCCGTGAGTTGAAACAAGAAGACTGGAAAAAGATCCATACCTATGCATCAAAACCGGAGGTCTCCCAATATCAGCCGTGGGGCCCGAACTCTGAAAAGGATACACAGGACTATGTCCAGCACTTGGTCCATGAAATCAGGCAGCCTGAACCCCAAAAACATGCGTGGGCCATTTTACGTGAGGTGGATGAAGAGCTCCTAGGCGTTGCGGAATTGACGATTTTGAATACCTATCATCAAGTCGGCGAAATAGCTTACATCCTACATCCCGACGAATGGGGCCGGGGCATGGGGACAGAAGTAGCGAAGAAGTTGATTGGCGACGGATTCCAAACTTTCCAGCTGAAGCGGATCCAGGCGACTTGTCATCCTGAAAACAAAGGTTCGATAAGGGTGTTGGAGAAGTGCGGCATGGAGATGGAAGGGCGATTGCGAGGGCACTTGAAAATGAAAGAGGGTCGTCGTGATTCCCTGCTTTTTAGTGTGGTGAACGATGGATAA
- a CDS encoding NUDIX hydrolase, whose translation MDKWRGAAAVCMNDKNELLMVLQGKPEEKKTWTVPSGGIFEGESLEQCCERETFEETGYLIRVGERLQTKRGRIGKTDIRVDYFFCWVTGAAMQIHDPDHLIHEIRWVSKEELTKLQLSFPEDQPFLNQMLIKQKEGVDRT comes from the coding sequence ATGGATAAGTGGCGAGGGGCGGCAGCTGTCTGTATGAATGATAAGAACGAACTTTTGATGGTCCTTCAGGGTAAGCCGGAAGAAAAGAAAACCTGGACCGTGCCTTCTGGAGGGATTTTTGAAGGGGAAAGTTTGGAACAATGCTGTGAGAGGGAGACGTTTGAAGAAACAGGTTATCTCATCCGTGTGGGTGAAAGGCTGCAAACGAAGAGAGGAAGGATCGGGAAGACGGATATCCGTGTCGATTACTTTTTCTGCTGGGTCACTGGTGCAGCTATGCAGATTCATGACCCTGATCATTTGATCCATGAGATTCGTTGGGTTTCAAAAGAAGAGCTGACCAAATTGCAACTTTCTTTTCCTGAAGACCAGCCTTTTTTAAATCAGATGCTGATAAAACAGAAGGAAGGAGTGGATCGTACATGA
- a CDS encoding SDR family oxidoreductase, giving the protein MKLLVIGGTKFLGRHIVESALNKGHEVTLFHRGKTNPGLFEEVTNIFGDREKREDLEKLGDQKWDAVIDTCGYKPSTVSKSLDVLAACTEKYVFISTISVYPDLTSVHNLEETVEPITLTEEELERAEQTEEFEPALYGPLKAHCEQEVQKRIKDRGIIIRPGLIVGPHDPTDRFTYWPSRIAEGGEVLAPGRKDQQIQFIDVRDLADWIVHLSATEHTGVFNANGPESKLTMQNLLDTCASTFNEEVSLTWIPAQFLTDEGLQPWKDLPVWIPTEKDFSQDVSKAIQCGLKFRPLKETILDTYHWDKQRVDGVRDAGLTKDQEASVLKKWHRQ; this is encoded by the coding sequence ATGAAGCTGCTTGTCATTGGCGGGACGAAATTTCTTGGAAGGCACATCGTTGAATCAGCTTTGAACAAGGGTCATGAGGTGACGTTATTTCATAGAGGGAAGACCAATCCGGGCTTATTTGAGGAGGTGACCAACATTTTCGGGGACAGGGAAAAACGAGAGGACCTGGAAAAGCTGGGAGATCAGAAATGGGATGCGGTCATAGATACGTGCGGGTATAAACCTTCCACCGTATCGAAGAGTCTGGATGTCCTTGCCGCCTGCACGGAGAAGTACGTGTTCATCTCCACGATATCTGTCTACCCGGATTTGACCAGTGTTCATAATTTGGAAGAAACCGTAGAACCGATAACTTTGACTGAGGAAGAACTGGAACGAGCGGAACAAACAGAAGAGTTTGAGCCAGCCTTATATGGACCTTTGAAAGCTCATTGTGAGCAGGAAGTCCAAAAACGGATCAAAGATAGAGGAATCATCATCCGTCCGGGATTGATTGTAGGACCTCATGATCCGACTGATCGTTTTACATACTGGCCTTCAAGAATTGCGGAGGGAGGGGAAGTGCTCGCTCCCGGCAGGAAGGATCAACAGATTCAGTTCATTGATGTAAGAGATTTAGCGGATTGGATTGTCCACCTGTCTGCTACTGAACACACAGGTGTCTTCAATGCCAACGGTCCTGAATCCAAGCTGACGATGCAAAATTTACTGGATACATGTGCCTCGACGTTTAATGAAGAGGTGTCTTTGACATGGATACCTGCACAGTTTTTGACAGATGAAGGCCTACAGCCGTGGAAAGATCTTCCGGTTTGGATTCCGACAGAAAAAGATTTCAGTCAGGATGTGTCGAAAGCGATTCAGTGTGGGCTGAAATTCCGTCCGTTAAAAGAGACAATTTTGGACACGTACCACTGGGATAAGCAAAGAGTGGATGGTGTTAGAGATGCAGGATTGACAAAGGATCAAGAAGCTTCCGTTTTGAAAAAGTGGCATAGACAATGA
- a CDS encoding alpha/beta fold hydrolase, with translation MERYFIKVRDKKVRVTEWGEKSHPVIFCLHGLGSTSLSFIEIAEALQKEYHVISIDTPGHGQTDPFDTVEEYEMKAMVRWLKDVHYELNLEEFYFLSHSWGSFIALFYVDAYPNDVLGSILLDGGYQTKRLGNQTVEEEVVFYEEDFEESMESWETFLDGAVFAPGARRSDSLELAAEDLALKKDGRFYWHARGRTAASMVRAMHKDETADLYYRLPSDLLLLRSTQQESMEVQRKKTASIFEKETGAEVVEVPGASHMLHWDRPELVVQYIRNQWS, from the coding sequence ATGGAACGTTATTTTATAAAAGTCCGAGATAAAAAAGTCCGTGTTACCGAATGGGGAGAAAAGAGTCATCCTGTCATTTTCTGTTTACATGGACTAGGGTCGACGAGTCTCAGCTTTATCGAGATTGCGGAGGCCTTGCAAAAAGAATACCATGTCATCTCTATAGATACCCCTGGACATGGGCAGACAGATCCTTTTGACACAGTGGAAGAGTATGAAATGAAAGCAATGGTTCGCTGGTTGAAGGACGTACACTATGAGTTGAACCTTGAAGAATTCTATTTTCTTTCTCATTCATGGGGAAGTTTCATCGCTTTATTTTATGTTGATGCCTATCCAAACGATGTGTTGGGAAGCATCCTTCTGGACGGTGGATATCAGACGAAGCGTTTGGGGAATCAAACCGTCGAAGAGGAAGTGGTTTTTTATGAAGAAGACTTTGAAGAATCGATGGAAAGTTGGGAAACGTTCTTAGATGGAGCCGTCTTCGCACCGGGTGCCCGACGTTCAGATTCATTGGAGCTCGCTGCAGAGGACCTCGCTTTGAAAAAAGACGGAAGGTTTTATTGGCATGCCAGAGGCCGAACTGCGGCGTCGATGGTACGAGCGATGCACAAAGATGAAACCGCAGACCTTTATTACCGACTGCCTTCGGATCTGCTTTTATTACGATCCACTCAACAAGAGAGTATGGAGGTGCAAAGGAAGAAAACCGCTTCTATTTTTGAAAAAGAAACAGGGGCCGAGGTCGTGGAGGTGCCGGGAGCTTCTCATATGCTGCACTGGGATCGTCCCGAACTGGTCGTTCAATATATCAGAAATCAATGGAGTTGA
- a CDS encoding SDR family oxidoreductase: protein MKNLKGKVAIVTGVSRENGIGTSTCYRLAEAGADIFFTHYRPYDETDGEGVEEHWPETLAKQLDDRGVRVAHMESDLRDEDLPQKLLEKVVKEIGVPSILVHNATYSVNSNYKDLTSGLLDHHYEINNKGPILLTQAFAKLYEKTFQSDEEGSIVFLVSGGPDPDNLAYIATKGALKAITPPLATGLAPIGINVNAVDPGPTDTGWMDQETKEGLLPLFPKGRLGTADDAAKLIRFLVSPDASWVTGQVIHSDGGFLGR, encoded by the coding sequence ATGAAAAATTTAAAAGGGAAAGTAGCCATTGTCACGGGTGTGAGTCGTGAGAATGGGATTGGAACAAGTACGTGCTATAGACTCGCTGAAGCAGGAGCGGATATTTTCTTTACACATTATCGTCCTTATGATGAAACAGATGGAGAAGGAGTAGAAGAGCATTGGCCGGAAACGCTTGCGAAACAGCTGGATGACCGAGGGGTGCGAGTCGCTCACATGGAATCAGATTTGAGGGATGAAGACCTGCCGCAGAAATTGCTAGAAAAGGTCGTAAAAGAAATCGGCGTGCCCTCGATTCTCGTCCATAATGCTACATACAGTGTGAACTCGAACTACAAGGATTTGACTTCAGGCCTGCTGGATCATCACTATGAAATCAATAATAAAGGGCCGATTCTGCTGACACAGGCCTTTGCCAAGCTGTATGAAAAAACGTTCCAATCAGATGAAGAAGGAAGCATCGTCTTTTTAGTATCCGGAGGTCCCGACCCGGATAATCTTGCTTATATAGCTACAAAGGGTGCTTTGAAGGCAATCACCCCGCCTTTAGCAACAGGACTTGCGCCCATCGGAATCAATGTGAATGCCGTCGATCCTGGACCGACGGATACCGGCTGGATGGATCAGGAAACGAAAGAAGGCCTTTTGCCCTTATTCCCTAAAGGGCGCCTTGGAACAGCGGATGATGCGGCGAAGCTGATTCGATTCCTAGTGAGCCCGGATGCTTCGTGGGTCACAGGGCAGGTCATCCACTCGGACGGTGGATTTTTAGGTCGATAA
- a CDS encoding VOC family protein → MKSPIQNEVGAIFVPVKDIEKARDWYCDLLGVPAEEDFPGGHLYVLPMKHAGVVLDSKIYSEEAVFATPAFHFNTDDIEAAYTYMDEKGIDVVSDIQFGHFFNFKDPDGNLLMICKC, encoded by the coding sequence GTGAAAAGCCCGATTCAAAACGAAGTAGGAGCCATTTTTGTCCCAGTCAAGGACATTGAGAAAGCACGCGACTGGTACTGTGATTTGCTTGGAGTGCCAGCGGAAGAGGACTTTCCAGGCGGTCACCTTTACGTATTACCTATGAAACATGCAGGAGTTGTGCTGGATAGCAAGATCTATTCAGAAGAAGCGGTTTTTGCCACGCCAGCCTTTCATTTCAACACCGATGATATCGAGGCTGCATACACGTACATGGATGAAAAAGGAATCGATGTGGTTTCTGATATCCAATTCGGCCATTTTTTCAATTTCAAGGATCCAGATGGCAATCTATTGATGATTTGTAAATGCTAG